In Parasphingorhabdus halotolerans, a single window of DNA contains:
- a CDS encoding OmpA family protein produces the protein MAMDVGGKILTGAAATALLAFVGHVATGDKLISGLEQKSQTELTAQGMDGVKVAFARDPLSRTAILDGDVADDVKQKAMAAVLAVPGVSSARWAGDINVAAASSGKNSAGDEANANDPATQEKIAKCQDGVDKTIEGKKLSFRSGSAYVSPASNKLLDEVAAALKPCAGLAIAVSGHTDDNGDAGVNKILSQERADRVAKGLAERGIAADVITATGYGAEKPLASGSGAAADAQNRRIEFKVQAKSANGGNNDAAGQQGE, from the coding sequence ATGGCCATGGATGTTGGGGGCAAAATATTGACAGGCGCGGCGGCGACAGCGCTGCTCGCATTTGTTGGGCATGTTGCAACGGGTGACAAGCTGATTTCCGGCTTGGAACAAAAATCACAAACGGAACTGACAGCGCAGGGCATGGATGGTGTCAAAGTGGCATTTGCCCGCGATCCACTATCGCGCACCGCTATCCTGGACGGTGATGTTGCAGATGACGTCAAACAAAAGGCAATGGCTGCAGTACTGGCTGTTCCCGGAGTATCCAGCGCGCGCTGGGCAGGTGATATCAATGTCGCGGCGGCTTCCTCCGGCAAAAATTCAGCGGGCGATGAGGCCAATGCCAATGACCCTGCGACGCAGGAAAAGATCGCCAAATGTCAGGATGGCGTCGATAAAACTATTGAAGGCAAAAAGCTGAGCTTCCGGTCAGGCAGCGCCTATGTGTCTCCGGCCTCGAACAAATTGCTTGATGAAGTGGCGGCGGCGCTCAAACCATGCGCTGGTCTGGCCATTGCAGTGAGCGGTCATACCGATGATAATGGCGATGCCGGAGTCAACAAGATCCTGTCGCAGGAACGCGCCGACCGGGTAGCCAAAGGCTTGGCAGAACGCGGTATCGCAGCGGATGTAATTACGGCAACCGGCTATGGCGCTGAAAAACCGTTGGCCAGCGGGTCCGGCGCAGCTGCAGACGCGCAAAACCGGCGCATCGAGTTTAAAGTGCAGGCCAAATCGGCAAACGGCGGTAACAATGATGCCGCCGGGCAACAGGGAGAATAA
- a CDS encoding OmpA family protein, producing the protein MKKIMISAVSLSALTLTSACVTNPETGNRTISKAAIGGVGGVVGGYLLGDVLGGRNDRTAKIVGAGLGGLAGAGIGYYMDQQEKKLREQTAGTGIDVTREGDNLILNMPSNVTFAVDSSAIQPNFQTTLGSVANTLSQYEKSYVDVLGHTDSTGTDAYNQALSERRAESVANFLSNSGVQRARLATKGYGESQPIATNTTEEGRAANRRVEIKIVPITEDDLNN; encoded by the coding sequence ATGAAGAAAATTATGATCTCCGCAGTTTCGCTGAGCGCACTGACATTGACCAGTGCTTGTGTCACCAATCCGGAAACGGGCAATAGAACAATTTCCAAGGCAGCAATTGGCGGCGTTGGAGGCGTGGTTGGCGGCTATCTGCTCGGCGACGTTTTGGGCGGTCGCAACGATAGGACTGCGAAAATCGTTGGCGCTGGTCTTGGCGGCCTCGCAGGCGCGGGCATCGGTTATTATATGGACCAGCAGGAGAAGAAGCTGCGTGAGCAGACCGCTGGCACTGGCATTGATGTGACCCGTGAAGGTGACAACCTCATCCTCAATATGCCATCCAATGTAACTTTTGCGGTGGACAGCAGCGCGATCCAGCCGAATTTCCAGACGACACTCGGCAGCGTTGCCAACACCTTGTCACAATATGAAAAAAGCTATGTTGACGTGCTTGGTCATACCGACAGCACCGGAACCGATGCCTATAATCAGGCATTGTCGGAACGTCGTGCTGAATCGGTCGCCAACTTCCTGTCCAACAGCGGCGTGCAACGGGCGCGGCTGGCAACCAAGGGCTATGGCGAGAGTCAACCGATTGCAACGAACACCACAGAAGAAGGCCGCGCAGCCAACCGCCGCGTGGAAATCAAGATTGTTCCTATTACCGAGGATGATCTGAATAACTAA
- a CDS encoding SDR family NAD(P)-dependent oxidoreductase — protein sequence MTTSNFSPNFSIDLTGRTAIVTGASAGLGRRFAKVLAACGAKVACTARRKDKLDELVSEITADGGTAAAFALDVQDADQLKAIIPAVTETLGQPDILVNNAGIVDAEHAVRMSTELIDDVLDTNLRSAYILSCEFARPLIEQKMSGRIVNIASIAATQYGGNGAALYSVTKAGIVRVTEALAVEWARFHINVNGIAPGLFNTDMSDGMIDRAGDFSVHFPRKRLGQPEQMDSTLLYLVSPSSEVVTGTVIKVDDGQGPR from the coding sequence ATGACCACATCGAATTTTTCGCCCAATTTTTCTATTGACCTGACGGGCCGTACGGCAATTGTCACCGGTGCATCTGCCGGTCTGGGCCGTCGTTTTGCCAAGGTTCTCGCGGCTTGCGGCGCTAAAGTAGCGTGTACAGCGCGGCGCAAGGACAAGCTTGACGAACTGGTTAGTGAAATCACCGCTGACGGCGGGACCGCCGCTGCGTTTGCGCTGGATGTGCAGGATGCCGATCAACTCAAGGCAATCATACCCGCGGTGACGGAAACATTGGGCCAACCCGATATTCTGGTCAATAATGCCGGTATTGTAGACGCTGAACATGCCGTCAGAATGTCCACGGAACTGATTGACGATGTCTTGGATACCAATTTGCGCAGCGCATACATATTATCCTGCGAATTTGCGCGGCCTTTGATCGAGCAGAAGATGTCGGGACGGATTGTCAATATCGCCTCTATCGCCGCAACCCAATATGGCGGCAACGGCGCGGCGCTGTATTCTGTCACCAAAGCAGGCATTGTGCGCGTAACCGAGGCTCTCGCGGTCGAGTGGGCAAGATTCCACATCAATGTTAACGGAATCGCGCCAGGATTGTTCAATACGGATATGAGCGATGGGATGATCGATCGGGCTGGCGACTTCTCGGTCCACTTCCCCCGTAAACGGCTGGGCCAGCCGGAGCAGATGGACAGCACATTGCTCTATCTGGTATCACCTTCGTCAGAAGTGGTGACGGGCACGGTGATCAAGGTCGATGACGGTCAGGGACCGCGCTAG
- a CDS encoding UbiH/UbiF/VisC/COQ6 family ubiquinone biosynthesis hydroxylase produces MNSDTLHNSDVIILGAGLVGLTQALAFAAHGLKVTVIDRAEQTDLVDAQNDARVSAINSASWKMFEALGLAETLEPHGCNIRQIIINDGLKPGKLDFTPDETDGPLGVMVQNSVLRQLLFEAAQAHDLIDLHMPAQVEICDRSEHIVSVTLDSGASVRAPLLVAADGRGSMMREEAGITMARWQYEHSAIICTVSHQQPHGHTAYEIFYSAGPFAVLPMQDAGRVHRSAIVWTVARDDGPALAKINERAFVAELMKKTGGFLGAMELLSPRSTYPLGFHHSSDLVAKRLALVGDAGHGIHPIAGQGLNLGLRDVAALTQCVVDGARTGLDLGDTQILARYDRWRSLDNLMVSAATDILTRLFGLPGDTSSAIRRFGIGIVQRIPPLKAQFMAEARGESGDLPALLMGDLV; encoded by the coding sequence ATGAACAGCGATACCCTCCATAACAGCGATGTGATTATCCTTGGTGCGGGACTGGTTGGATTGACCCAGGCCCTTGCTTTCGCAGCCCATGGGCTGAAAGTTACGGTTATTGATCGGGCAGAACAAACTGACTTGGTTGATGCGCAAAACGATGCGCGGGTTTCGGCAATCAACAGCGCGAGTTGGAAAATGTTTGAAGCCTTAGGGCTGGCGGAAACGCTGGAGCCGCATGGCTGCAATATTCGTCAGATTATCATAAACGACGGCCTGAAGCCCGGAAAGCTTGATTTTACACCCGACGAAACAGACGGACCGCTAGGCGTGATGGTGCAAAATAGCGTGCTACGGCAGCTGTTGTTCGAGGCAGCGCAAGCCCATGATTTGATCGATTTGCATATGCCAGCGCAGGTAGAGATCTGTGATCGCAGCGAGCATATTGTTTCCGTTACGCTGGATAGCGGAGCATCCGTACGGGCGCCGTTATTGGTTGCCGCTGATGGACGCGGCAGCATGATGCGCGAGGAAGCAGGCATCACAATGGCACGCTGGCAATATGAGCATAGCGCGATTATCTGCACAGTTTCCCACCAGCAACCGCACGGCCATACCGCTTACGAAATATTCTATTCGGCAGGCCCGTTTGCGGTTTTGCCGATGCAGGATGCCGGTCGCGTACATCGCTCGGCGATTGTGTGGACAGTCGCGCGGGACGATGGACCAGCGCTGGCAAAGATTAACGAACGCGCCTTTGTTGCCGAACTGATGAAGAAAACCGGAGGTTTTCTCGGCGCGATGGAATTGCTCTCACCGCGTTCCACCTATCCGCTTGGTTTTCATCATAGCTCTGATCTGGTCGCCAAGCGACTGGCGCTGGTTGGCGACGCGGGTCACGGTATTCACCCGATAGCGGGGCAGGGGCTTAATCTGGGATTGCGTGATGTGGCTGCGCTCACCCAATGCGTTGTGGATGGCGCACGGACCGGGCTGGATCTTGGCGATACGCAAATATTGGCGCGCTATGACCGCTGGCGCAGCCTCGATAATCTTATGGTATCTGCAGCGACAGACATATTGACGCGACTATTTGGTTTGCCCGGTGATACGTCTTCTGCGATCCGGCGTTTCGGTATTGGCATCGTCCAGCGGATCCCGCCACTCAAAGCGCAATTCATGGCGGAGGCGCGGGGCGAAAGTGGTGATCTGCCAGCACTGTTGATGGGTGATCTGGTTTAG
- a CDS encoding DNA translocase FtsK, whose translation MAGKANEANWRELMRLSVVRSGALIGALALLLATVFLFLALVSHSLSDPSFNTAAGAVENNWMGILGSYASDLLFSLLGISIFAILPLMLVFANRLWKDIPQPGWKGQLLWCLFGAFLIATALSLWFPDSQVELPSGWGGLAGMLSAKGIAAGLSAISTSWSGIASGVLIALTLTGGAVMSYFSLRLDKPLFRPMLKLPEMKNPFSKKDLDSGLVIEPSVSQAPAAAKKTPVPRKEVKPDNRPPPEISDRALPPKKAELGKGKQGDFFGPYSLPSIDLLIPPVAQPNNVIDKAGLERNARLLESVLDDFHVKGTINAVRPGPVVTMYELEPAPGIKASRVIQLAEDIARNMSALSARVAAIPGRTVMGIELPNANREMVSLHEMIGSDSFQEQTGQLPIILGKNISGDPVIADLAPMPHLLIAGTTGSGKSVGLNCMIVSLLYRLTPDQCKMIMIDPKMLELSTYDDIPHLLSPVVTEPAKAIRALKWAVEQMEERYRMMSSISVRNLANYNEKVKAAKAKGKPLGRKVQTGYDPDTSRPIYEEEELDFEVLPQIVIIVDELADLMMTAGKEVEFLIQRLAQKARAAGIHLIMATQRPSVDVITGVIKANLPTRISFHVTSKIDSRTILGEQGAEQLLGKGDMLYMPGGKQLTRVHGPFISDDEVRFVADHWRAQGSPDYIQAVTEEPEDGSYALDGADLSDSKEDRQYAQACQIVFESQKVSTSWLQRQLRIGYNTAARIIDRMEEDGFISPPNHIGRREVLRDQNGEVI comes from the coding sequence ATGGCCGGCAAGGCGAATGAAGCAAACTGGCGGGAGTTGATGCGTTTGAGCGTTGTGCGCAGCGGTGCGCTCATCGGCGCTCTGGCGCTTTTGCTTGCCACCGTTTTTTTGTTTCTCGCTCTTGTCAGCCATTCTCTGAGCGACCCCTCGTTCAACACGGCGGCGGGCGCTGTGGAAAATAACTGGATGGGAATACTCGGTTCCTATGCGTCCGATCTGTTGTTCTCGCTGCTCGGTATATCGATTTTCGCGATTTTGCCCCTGATGCTGGTGTTCGCCAACCGGCTCTGGAAGGATATTCCCCAGCCTGGCTGGAAGGGCCAGCTACTCTGGTGTTTATTTGGCGCTTTTCTTATCGCGACCGCTTTGTCGCTCTGGTTCCCGGACAGTCAGGTTGAATTGCCGTCCGGTTGGGGCGGTCTGGCCGGGATGCTCTCGGCCAAAGGGATTGCCGCTGGCCTCAGCGCAATATCAACAAGCTGGAGCGGGATTGCCTCGGGCGTGCTGATTGCGCTGACCCTGACCGGCGGTGCGGTGATGAGTTATTTCAGCTTGCGCCTCGACAAACCCCTCTTCCGCCCGATGCTCAAACTTCCCGAAATGAAGAACCCGTTTAGCAAGAAAGATCTTGATAGCGGTCTAGTAATAGAACCATCGGTAAGCCAAGCGCCCGCAGCGGCCAAGAAGACACCGGTACCGCGCAAGGAAGTCAAACCCGACAACCGGCCGCCACCAGAAATTAGTGACCGCGCGCTGCCGCCTAAAAAAGCCGAACTCGGCAAAGGCAAGCAAGGCGATTTTTTTGGTCCCTATTCGCTGCCCTCGATTGATTTGCTAATCCCACCGGTGGCGCAACCTAATAACGTCATCGACAAGGCCGGGCTGGAGCGCAATGCACGCTTGCTGGAATCGGTGCTCGATGACTTTCACGTCAAAGGTACGATCAACGCCGTACGGCCGGGCCCTGTCGTCACCATGTATGAGCTTGAACCCGCGCCCGGCATCAAAGCCAGCCGCGTAATCCAGCTTGCCGAGGATATTGCGCGCAATATGTCGGCGCTATCCGCCCGCGTCGCAGCTATTCCGGGCCGCACGGTGATGGGCATTGAGCTGCCGAACGCAAATCGCGAAATGGTGTCGCTGCATGAGATGATCGGCAGCGATAGTTTTCAGGAGCAGACCGGACAATTGCCGATTATTTTGGGCAAGAATATTTCCGGCGATCCGGTCATAGCTGATCTTGCACCGATGCCGCATCTGTTGATTGCGGGCACCACCGGTTCGGGTAAATCGGTCGGGCTCAATTGTATGATCGTGTCGCTATTGTACCGGCTCACGCCCGACCAGTGTAAAATGATCATGATCGACCCCAAGATGCTGGAACTCAGCACGTACGATGATATTCCGCATCTGCTTTCCCCGGTGGTTACGGAACCCGCCAAGGCGATCCGCGCGCTCAAATGGGCGGTGGAACAGATGGAAGAACGGTACCGGATGATGTCATCCATCTCGGTGCGTAATCTGGCCAATTATAACGAGAAAGTGAAGGCTGCCAAAGCCAAGGGCAAGCCGCTGGGCCGCAAAGTCCAGACCGGCTATGATCCAGATACCTCACGCCCGATCTACGAGGAAGAAGAGCTGGATTTTGAAGTCCTGCCGCAGATCGTGATCATCGTCGACGAGCTTGCCGACCTTATGATGACCGCCGGCAAAGAGGTCGAATTCCTCATTCAGCGCCTCGCACAAAAAGCCCGGGCTGCTGGCATCCATCTGATCATGGCAACCCAGCGTCCGTCTGTTGATGTCATTACCGGCGTTATCAAAGCCAATCTGCCAACCCGGATCAGCTTTCATGTGACCTCGAAAATCGACTCCCGCACCATCTTGGGTGAGCAAGGCGCAGAGCAGCTGCTTGGCAAAGGCGATATGCTTTACATGCCCGGTGGCAAGCAGCTCACCCGCGTGCATGGTCCGTTTATTTCCGATGATGAGGTCCGGTTCGTCGCCGACCATTGGCGCGCGCAGGGCTCTCCTGATTATATTCAGGCGGTCACCGAAGAGCCCGAAGACGGCAGCTATGCGCTTGATGGCGCGGACCTCAGCGACAGCAAGGAAGACCGGCAATATGCGCAGGCCTGCCAAATTGTGTTTGAAAGCCAGAAGGTGTCAACCAGCTGGCTCCAGAGGCAATTGCGAATCGGCTACAACACCGCTGCGCGAATCATTGACCGGATGGAAGAAGATGGTTTCATTTCCCCGCCCAACCATATTGGTCGCCGCGAGGTGCTGCGCGATCAGAATGGTGAAGTGATATGA
- a CDS encoding LolA family protein: MLKYAFALAAAPLALMASSTATAQQSPSDSLNTISAHLRAMTTMTANFTQADRSGQVLSGKLTLKQPGKIRFQYGKDANLLIVGDGKSLTMIDYDVNQVQRWPIKNSPLGALLNPERDLSKYGKLIPTRNPGVLSVEVRDPKRPEYGVITMIFTKSARGPAGLVLDGWVSLDSKNNRTSIRLENQKFGGSVDNSTFNWTDPRKKSRSKR, translated from the coding sequence ATGTTAAAATATGCTTTTGCTCTCGCCGCCGCGCCGCTGGCGTTAATGGCCAGCAGCACCGCCACAGCCCAGCAGAGTCCGTCTGACAGCCTGAACACGATTTCAGCCCATTTGCGCGCAATGACCACCATGACCGCAAATTTTACGCAGGCGGACCGCAGCGGACAGGTTCTTTCAGGAAAACTGACCCTGAAGCAGCCGGGCAAGATTCGCTTTCAATATGGCAAGGACGCAAACCTGCTGATCGTTGGCGATGGTAAGTCTTTGACAATGATAGATTATGATGTGAACCAGGTGCAGCGCTGGCCGATCAAGAACAGTCCTCTTGGTGCCCTGCTCAACCCCGAGCGTGATCTGTCAAAATACGGCAAACTCATACCGACTCGCAATCCCGGTGTCCTGAGCGTTGAAGTGCGCGATCCAAAACGCCCGGAATATGGTGTCATTACAATGATTTTCACCAAATCCGCGCGGGGGCCGGCCGGCCTTGTGCTGGATGGCTGGGTATCGCTCGATTCGAAAAATAACCGGACCTCGATCAGGCTCGAGAACCAGAAATTTGGCGGTTCCGTAGACAATAGCACCTTCAACTGGACCGATCCGCGCAAGAAAAGCCGCAGCAAACGATGA
- the xth gene encoding exodeoxyribonuclease III, with protein sequence MTDSLKIVSWNINSVRARIDLVERFLTEVSPDILCLQETKVRDDQFPEGMFRRLGYNHQILCGQPMHHGVAMISRVPLHEHTRHDWQDNGEARHVGAILNNGVRIENVYIPAGGEIPDRDANPKFGQKLDYYQRMIDWSADLKTPTILMGDFNIAPLEADVWSHKKLINVVSHTQIEIDVLKKLQDAHGWVDIGRKFIPDPERLYTWWSYRAHDWRAADKGRRLDHVWTSPELADKAVSHSVHEDSRGWTKPSDHAALITEFEF encoded by the coding sequence ATGACTGATAGCCTGAAAATCGTAAGCTGGAATATTAACAGCGTCCGCGCCCGTATCGACCTTGTTGAGCGTTTCCTGACCGAGGTCTCACCAGACATATTATGTCTGCAAGAAACCAAGGTGCGTGATGATCAATTTCCGGAAGGGATGTTCCGGCGTTTGGGTTACAATCACCAGATATTATGCGGGCAGCCGATGCATCACGGCGTGGCCATGATCAGCCGGGTGCCGCTGCATGAACATACCCGCCACGACTGGCAAGATAACGGCGAAGCACGGCATGTCGGCGCCATCCTGAATAACGGCGTTAGAATCGAAAATGTATATATCCCGGCAGGTGGCGAAATTCCTGACCGCGACGCCAATCCAAAATTCGGACAGAAACTCGATTATTATCAACGCATGATTGACTGGTCAGCGGATCTGAAAACGCCGACAATATTAATGGGCGATTTCAACATCGCGCCGCTGGAAGCGGATGTCTGGAGCCACAAAAAACTGATCAATGTCGTTAGCCACACGCAGATTGAAATTGATGTTTTGAAAAAACTTCAGGATGCCCATGGCTGGGTGGATATCGGGCGGAAATTCATTCCGGACCCCGAACGCCTCTATACATGGTGGAGCTATCGCGCGCACGATTGGCGTGCCGCCGATAAAGGCCGCCGTCTCGACCATGTCTGGACAAGTCCGGAGCTGGCCGACAAGGCGGTAAGCCATAGTGTCCACGAAGATTCGCGCGGCTGGACCAAGCCATCGGATCATGCAGCATTGATTACGGAATTTGAATTTTGA
- the ribA gene encoding GTP cyclohydrolase II, which produces MNDSPQDEAKKVAARRAARAIDALRRGWLIGVKANGEILNLLPVETGDLDSSLADKDQVSLLISASRADTLKLLNQLAAADPLLPVQITLDGPVTAEEVIAIVDPVLDMRHPMKGPFRSEALNNPVAAKAAMELARHGGLLPAFIITDGPAEDLVMASDVAAYADSSALIMSAHAKLPVAANANAHIYGFRSDADATDHIALVVGERDDSTPVVRLHSECLTGDVLGSLKCDCGPQLHSALDQMSEAKWGVLLYLRQEGRGIGLINKLRAYALQDQGFDTVDANQRLGFAIDARDFGIAARMLELLGIANVKLLTNNPEKVEGLERCGIAVEERLPVKIAANPHNEFYLDTKRDRTGHKL; this is translated from the coding sequence TTGAATGACTCGCCTCAGGACGAGGCCAAGAAGGTCGCGGCGCGGCGCGCAGCCCGCGCGATTGACGCACTCCGCCGTGGCTGGCTGATCGGGGTCAAGGCAAATGGCGAGATTCTCAACCTGCTGCCTGTCGAAACCGGCGATCTGGACAGTTCCCTGGCAGACAAAGACCAAGTGTCATTACTCATATCTGCCAGCCGCGCGGATACGCTAAAGCTTTTGAACCAGCTTGCCGCCGCTGATCCGCTCCTGCCCGTGCAAATCACTCTGGATGGTCCGGTGACAGCGGAGGAAGTGATCGCGATTGTCGATCCGGTGCTCGATATGCGCCATCCGATGAAGGGACCGTTCCGCAGCGAAGCACTGAACAATCCGGTCGCAGCCAAAGCGGCGATGGAACTGGCAAGACATGGCGGCCTGCTTCCCGCCTTCATCATCACAGATGGACCTGCCGAAGATTTGGTCATGGCAAGTGACGTTGCTGCCTATGCCGATTCCAGCGCATTAATCATGAGCGCCCACGCCAAACTGCCGGTTGCAGCCAATGCAAACGCGCATATCTACGGTTTTCGCAGTGATGCGGACGCCACAGATCATATCGCGCTGGTTGTCGGCGAGCGCGACGACAGCACGCCGGTTGTGCGCCTGCACAGCGAATGCCTGACCGGTGACGTGCTGGGCAGCCTGAAATGCGATTGCGGCCCGCAGCTCCACAGCGCGCTGGACCAGATGAGCGAGGCGAAATGGGGCGTGTTGCTATACCTGCGACAGGAAGGTCGCGGGATCGGGCTTATCAATAAACTCCGCGCCTATGCGTTGCAGGATCAGGGTTTTGATACCGTCGATGCCAACCAGCGGCTCGGCTTTGCGATCGATGCAAGGGATTTCGGGATTGCGGCGCGAATGCTGGAATTGCTCGGGATAGCCAATGTGAAGCTACTGACCAATAATCCGGAGAAGGTCGAAGGCTTGGAACGCTGCGGCATTGCTGTTGAAGAACGATTGCCGGTAAAGATAGCCGCCAATCCACATAATGAATTTTATCTCGATACAAAGCGCGACCGGACGGGGCATAAGCTTTGA
- a CDS encoding DUF4274 domain-containing protein, with protein MDSEEKRIDRQIDWLKNASPEDWHRVAISFDYYTGGPIDPLFWIVRQDECDKATALNIFWKTRPQSFLRLLAEEQPIDNENQNWKMAQFISQRLNEHGFTRSNIAFEATSYIESDYEQLVSYEEQLAQSPLKSHEDMKLSISGQKIDLNGEFAKRYPQEFHNAEIREEHLTALQIDYLKEGSPDDWHLIAADWNWDNRLDVLYWIVTQPECDRATALLVFWKGEPACCDYETEEAKMGDDIYAVAPMLRYISERFNTTGYTRSEIEFNYLVAKGAYTDSRFAPKDEDNEIGDVKEIVERQKDLTDPKVKLHPDMKLSNIVGRKVSVYGSQNDFYNKFPLYFDIDGSEMGSGAVVTESDFQRPINEARKDDGAVSVDDASARIRAIRDGTEQKDVNAGLPGFQSEAISLIFNTVFIGIVLVAFTIGALSRYGQVIGWLIGGGLLLYLSYSALSCIQTMKSILNSHGFGFPKLRVAISMVTSLSVGAVLGYLFLNDVGAFRENYGMVAVLVFGFLVVLPTLWFAAKLLFRILFNLK; from the coding sequence ATGGACAGCGAAGAAAAACGGATAGACCGTCAAATCGACTGGTTGAAAAATGCGTCGCCCGAAGATTGGCACCGCGTAGCGATTAGTTTTGATTATTATACGGGTGGGCCGATAGACCCGTTGTTCTGGATCGTCCGTCAGGATGAATGTGACAAAGCGACTGCATTGAACATTTTCTGGAAAACGCGTCCTCAAAGTTTCCTCCGTCTCTTGGCCGAGGAGCAACCGATTGATAACGAGAACCAGAATTGGAAGATGGCGCAATTCATAAGTCAAAGGCTGAACGAACATGGATTTACAAGGTCAAATATCGCGTTCGAAGCCACTTCCTATATCGAAAGTGATTACGAACAGCTTGTAAGCTATGAAGAGCAGTTAGCCCAGTCGCCTTTGAAATCCCATGAGGATATGAAACTGTCTATCAGTGGACAGAAAATTGATCTCAACGGAGAATTTGCCAAGCGCTATCCTCAGGAATTTCATAACGCAGAAATACGTGAAGAACATCTGACTGCGCTTCAAATTGATTATCTGAAAGAAGGGTCGCCAGATGACTGGCATTTGATTGCTGCCGATTGGAATTGGGATAATCGGCTGGATGTCTTATACTGGATCGTAACCCAGCCGGAATGTGACAGAGCCACAGCGCTCCTTGTCTTTTGGAAAGGCGAACCTGCGTGCTGTGATTACGAAACCGAAGAAGCAAAAATGGGCGATGACATTTATGCCGTCGCGCCGATGTTGCGGTATATTTCTGAACGTTTCAATACAACCGGATATACCCGCTCGGAAATTGAATTCAATTACCTCGTCGCCAAGGGGGCTTATACGGATTCTAGATTTGCTCCCAAAGATGAAGATAACGAGATTGGCGACGTTAAGGAAATCGTTGAACGCCAGAAAGATCTGACTGATCCCAAGGTCAAACTTCACCCGGATATGAAACTTTCAAATATCGTCGGACGAAAAGTCAGCGTTTATGGTAGCCAGAATGATTTCTATAACAAATTCCCCCTGTATTTCGATATTGACGGCTCTGAAATGGGGAGCGGTGCAGTAGTCACCGAGTCTGATTTTCAGCGCCCGATTAACGAAGCACGAAAGGATGATGGGGCGGTTTCTGTCGACGATGCTTCTGCCCGAATTAGAGCAATTCGCGATGGGACTGAACAAAAAGATGTTAATGCGGGATTGCCGGGTTTTCAATCTGAGGCGATATCGTTAATTTTCAACACGGTCTTTATCGGGATAGTTCTTGTAGCTTTTACTATTGGCGCATTATCGCGATATGGGCAGGTAATTGGCTGGCTGATCGGAGGTGGCCTGTTGCTATATTTGTCCTACAGTGCGCTATCGTGCATCCAAACGATGAAGTCGATCCTGAACTCTCATGGCTTTGGCTTTCCAAAACTGAGGGTCGCTATTTCCATGGTAACAAGCCTGTCAGTTGGTGCGGTGCTGGGATATCTTTTCCTTAACGATGTGGGCGCGTTTAGGGAAAATTATGGAATGGTAGCGGTCCTGGTGTTTGGATTTTTAGTAGTCTTGCCGACGCTCTGGTTCGCTGCCAAGCTCCTGTTTCGTATTCTTTTTAATCTAAAGTGA
- the ssb gene encoding single-stranded DNA-binding protein, whose amino-acid sequence MAGGINKVIIVGNLGKDPEVRTFNNGGKVCNFSVATSESWKDKQTGEKKEKTEWHNISIYNEGLAGVAEKYLRKGSKVYLEGKLQTRKWQDQSGNDRYSTDIVLQGFDAKLEMLDSRGGGQGGGSNDGWGGGSSGGGQGGGSNDGWGQTGGGSGGGQGGGAFDSDLDDDVPF is encoded by the coding sequence ATGGCAGGCGGCATTAACAAGGTCATCATCGTAGGCAATTTGGGCAAGGACCCGGAAGTGCGCACGTTCAACAACGGCGGCAAAGTCTGCAATTTCAGCGTTGCGACATCGGAAAGCTGGAAAGACAAGCAGACCGGCGAGAAAAAAGAAAAGACCGAGTGGCACAATATCTCGATCTATAACGAAGGTCTTGCAGGCGTTGCGGAAAAATATCTGCGCAAGGGCAGCAAGGTCTATCTGGAAGGCAAGTTGCAGACCCGCAAATGGCAGGACCAATCGGGTAATGACCGCTACTCCACAGATATTGTTTTGCAGGGCTTTGATGCCAAGCTCGAAATGCTTGATTCGCGTGGCGGCGGACAAGGTGGTGGCTCCAACGACGGCTGGGGCGGCGGCTCTTCTGGCGGGGGCCAGGGAGGTGGTTCCAACGACGGCTGGGGCCAGACCGGTGGCGGATCAGGCGGTGGTCAGGGCGGCGGCGCATTTGACAGCGATCTGGATGATGATGTGCCGTTTTAG